The stretch of DNA CTACACAGGGATAGTCTCATGGCGAAGCCCTATCAGGCAATCTTCAAGACAAGGCAGAAGTTGTACTCTGGTAGGCATAAAGACTAGGGTTTATTCCAAACTCCCTTGTGTACAAACTGTAAACTACTTGACAAAAGACAAGTTCCCAACAAATGCCCAGGGCAGCAGAGCCTCCTGGTTCAGTTAGAATTTGTAGATCTGAGAAAAACTGAGATCAATCCAGCACATTTGCTCCTGGTCCCACAAAATGCCCTAATCCTCATCTCTTGCTTTTCTTAGTGAGTCCGGAGCTTGTCTTCTTTAGGCTGGGTGAACAGAATGCTCCAAAATGGGTGCAGGAGACAGAGCACAAGGCTGGCggggacagcagcaggtttGGCAGAGGGGGGCTGACACAGTATGGCAGGAGGGAAGGGGTTATCTGGAGAGGCACAGGCTGTGCTGGTAGGGGTGGAACATCTGCACAGAGAGACAGTGGGACTCAAACCCCAGCCCTTAGTAGAGAACATCCTCAAAGCCGAGCAGCAGGAACCGGTGCAAGGTGCTTGGCAGGTACAGCTGGGACAGGACTGGAAGCAAACGGCCCTCCAGGAAGGTTCTGAGTGCACAGCGAGCCAGGTGCTGCAAGGAGCGAGGTCTTTGCTCCAGCGAGAAAAGTGACTGATAGAAACGTGGGTATTTCTACGGGGAGAGAAGAGAGGATGAGATGCAGATGAAGCTGAAGATCCTACTCTGGGAGCAGAGGCAAAGCCAGGCAGTCCATTGCCTCAGCTACCCAGGTGCGCCCTTCCTACCCCCAACAGCACTGCCCTCTGCCCTGCAAAGCACTCAGCCTAGCCTGGCCCTGTCCTAATTCCCCCAGCACATCCCACGATGGCCTCCAGCCAGCAGCGTGCCTTCTCTCACCTGCACAACCTCCGCTGGAACTGCCTCCACCCAGTCTGCGGAGACACGCACATGGTCATAGCTGTTCATCAGGACCTCGATGACACGCGGGCAGGCGTGGCAGTACCGCAGCACCTGCACCAGGGAGACAGCAGGTGAACCCAGCTCCGCAGGACACACTGCTGTCTTCTAAAAAGCTGCACATGCTCCAAAACAACCTCGGTAAATCTGGAGAATGAGCATCCTTCCTTTAAACCGCCCTGGGAGATCAAAGCCACTGATGGTGGAAAGCACCAGAgcactgctcctgcagccagggcGACCCCCCAGCCACACGGCTGggccctgcagcctctgctcagGGCAGGGGCTGATGCATGGGGCCGGGATGCAGCGCCCTTCACCTGCCCTACCACTAAAAGCAGCTCACAAGcaaccacctccctgctccttacCTCGCATCTGGTCAGAACAAGAGCTGTTTGGGGCAAGGACAGACCCCCCATTTTGTGTGCAGCTCCTGCTACAACATACCACGCCTCTCACGAGGGCTACGCAAGGGTCTCAGGGCTGTGTTGTGCCTGTTCTGCACGAGGCTGCAGACATcctgtgcctgtgctgtgcaCGCTGGTAGTCCCAGTGCTGTGCTCATCAGCTACTACACCAAGCCCCAGAGAGAAACCACAAATATTTCATGTGATACAAACCTCTGTTGTGTACCATGCCCACGTTTTCACAACATAGGTGCAACGAACACACTGTGTTGGTGTCTCTTATGCCACCAGCACGGTCTTGGGAGCACACCCCACCCATGCATAGCtgcacccagcagagcccccGCGGGTCTTGGTTCCCACTCCCTATGGCCCAGGCCAGCAGTAGCTGTCAGAGTCTATTCCGGCTGTACGAGTGATCCTCATTATCTGGCGTTAATAGGAGATTAATTAGTGTTAATTGTtgattttcctgtattttcccAAAGGGGAGAGCAATCTGCTGATCTCCGGGCTGGGTAATTATTGCACTGCTCAGGAATTAAGACAAGAAATTAACCCTTTGTTTGCTGATGTCTTGCTGAGGCAGCATGAGCTGGAGGGTACGCCCCAGAGAGGAGAAACACCACCTGAGAGTAAGGGGGCTGGCACTTTCTAGGGCAAGTGATTATGGAAACTGTATAGGGACTGCCCATACAGCTTGGCAGACAGGTGTGGGAGTGCCCTACAGAAGAACACACTCTTGGAGAAAACTTCAGAGAATCCTTTACCAGTAAcaccccttccctctccccctgtCCTCGGAAGAGTCAGGAAGGACAGCAAGCAAGCTGGTGCAGAACAAGCACTGCTGTGACAGGCACATCCTTCTTCTCACTGATTCCCCAACACTCATAGCTTTCCCTTCCCACCACATGCCCAGTAGAGCTGTGAGCCCTGCACCTTGAGGAGGGAGCCAGGCCAGATGCGGATGGCACCGTAGTTGAGCAGGGCTTGCACCACAAGCTCCGGATGGTGATCTAGCTTGTATGCAGTTGCTTGCAGGATATTGTGCAGTGCCGTGTTCCCACTGTAGTTCATGATGTTGACGTGTGCACCCCGGGCCAGCAGTAACTCTGCTATTTGAGCATTGGCATTCTTGCAGGCCAAGTGAAGTGGGTGCTGACGGTCCCTGTCTGCAGCGTTGATGCTAGCACCACTTTCCACCAGCAGCTGGCAGACCCTGTAGTAGCACTCCATGtcctggggctggtggggctgAGCACAGGCAGCATTCAGTGGCGTCTGCCCCTCCTCATTCTTTgcctccagctctgccccatGGCGCAGCAGCAGGCGGACGTGGTCTATTAGGCCGTGCCGTGCTGCCACATGCAGTGCTGTGTCACATTCCTCTTCTGTCCGACTGTTCACACTGGCAccatgctgcagcagctgctggacgCACCTGTGTGGGCCAAGAGCACTCAGTGACGGACTTTGCTCCCCGGCTCCCATCCTACCTgccacctccccatgtccccttcTCTGTACCATCCCATGGCTTTCACATTTCCCAAGAGTCCCCAAATCCCTGCTCCTCCTACCCCGGAGCAGTGGTTTTAAGCCACTATGACTGGTTAGCAGAGACACTGTCACCCTAATTCCACCTAACTTTCCACAGGTGTTTAGTAAGTGCCAGCACACCCAGAGTCTGCACCCAAATCCATCTGCACATGCATTCCCAAAGTTTTGCAGTGTGAACCATCAGCTCTGCACTGCTGATGGGTAGCAAGGAGGCAGCACCAAGTTCAGCTGCATCAGCTCTGAGGCCTGGAGCTTAACATCATCTGTCAGACATCAGAGGTGGTCCTGGTCCAGGAGCATGCAGTGAGGCCACCCCATGCAGCAGCCATCACTGCAACCACCGGCACACCTGCAGGGATGAGTAGTGACCCCTTCTACAAAGGATGAGGCTCAAGGAGGGGAGGCCCCTTGCAGCCTCTGAGCAGAACTCACTCGATAGATTCTGGGCTCTTGCAGAGATGCAGGGGCTTGTAGCCATCCTCAGAGACAGCCTCAGGGTCAGCACCAAAGCTGAGCAGCAGGCTCACGCAGTCAGTACTGGCTGCTGCGCAAGCCTCATGCAGGGCAGTCTTACCCCCCGGTGCAAAGTTGACGGCAGCGCCCCTGAGCAGGAGGAGCCGCAGGCAATCTGTGTAGCCCCGGCTGGCTGTGATGTGCAGTGGCGTGGTGAGCTCCTGCTCATAGCTCAGAGACCacagtcctgcagagaaagagGGGTCAGGGAGTCACATCCAGCACTGGGCCCAGAGCTGTCCTTTTGCCCAGGGTACCCAATGTACATCCTCTCTTGAGAATCTGGGGTTTCCTCTCAAGGGACTGCCTGCCTCTTCCTGCTAGTCACCAAGGTCCCTGCCTTGGGACCAGCATGTCAAAGACACAGGATGGCTGGCGTCTGTCCCTGAGGCTGCACGGCCTTTCAGGAGCAGGAGCCTCAGAGCCAAGGCCCTTCCCAGGGGTTGGACTTTTCACCTGCAGCTCATTTACCCAGCAAAGGGCTTCTGTTGgcaggagagcagtggatgAAGGGCCCAGGGGCACAAGCAGGGCTGAAAGCAGCAAGACGGCTGGGAAAAGCAGCAtgcacaaagcaccacaaatAGAAGAAACAGGCAGTAAAACAAAAGGAttccagagcaggctgccacaTACCCAGGAGACAGAGATGAGCCCTGAGTATGGCACAGGCACACAAGCCTCAGCAGAGATGGTCATCTAGGGCCTACAACAGAACAAGGGTCTGAAACCTGCCAACTCTCAAAGATGCAGACCCAGCTAGAACCACGGCTGCACTGGTGCAGTCTGCTGGCAAAAAGTCTGCAGCTGCTACAGAAAAAGGGCTCCTTAAATCATGCTTCTTGCTGCCTCTCCAGGCTGGTCTGGAGGTCCTAGACTGCAGGATCATTGGACGCTGCTTTGCTCTCATCTCTTTTTTGCAGAAGCAGTATGCACCTAGTGTTTTTGTAGAGCTAGGTTCAAACTGAACCACCTCAAGGACGCAGCACAAAGCTTTGACAATTCCTTGCTCAGCACAACCCACAGTGAGAATCAGAAGCCCCTGTagccagcacaggctgcccacagaCCAGGCACTTAGTGCCAGGCTACAGGTCTGGTCACGGAGCACAACCTGGAGCCTGAATGTCCTGCATCAGGTGAGGAAACCCTGAGGTTCTCCAAAACTTGCATAAGCCCCTGCTAGAAGGGGTGGGTATGCAGGACACACCTCGCACTCccaaacacatgcacacaggaGGACCCAGCTACATCCCAGTACTCCGACTCCCATTCCCACTCCTTCACAGCCAAAACAAGACCCATGACACACAATCCCAGCAGCAGTATCGCCCTGTAGCATAAGCAAACGGCTCTGAGCACCTGCTCAGcaggccccgctgcccccccatACTCAGCCGGCGGAAGTTGAAGCGGTAATCCTTCCACTCCTCCAGGTTGCTGGTGTCAAACACCGCATTGGGACTGAGGTGCTGAGGGCTGCTGAGGACCTCAGCCAAAGTCCCCCGGTCCCCAGCCAGCAGGGCCTGCCAATAGGCCTGTGCAGGGCCTGTTGCTTTCCGCGTGCAGATGGGCTCCTGAtgctcatcccttctgcctgtGAGGCTGCCCATGCTGCAGCGcccagcctcagcagcagccagggctggcCTTGTTGCTACCTCCACTGCCAGGCTCGGAGCCTGTGGGCACAGCCACACCAGTGCCCTGTGCTCCGTGCCGAagggctgcctgcctgggagTGAGGACGTGTCACATCGCTGCTTGGCCCAGGCTTGAAGCAGCTCAGGTCTCAGCCGCTCTATTCTGGGAAAGCTTGTGACCAAGTGGCTGGGCCAAGAAGCAGGGCAGGACACTCCTGACAGgcagcagtgctctgcagccACTGGCTATGCAGGAGAAGCCCCCAtacagggcagggcagggcagggcagcagcataGCTTGTAGGGTAGAGGATGATACACCACTGAAAGGACAGAAAGGGAGTAGTCTGCATCATCATCCAGTTGCTGCCCAGACCACAACAGCACAACGCAGCTGCCTCCATGCACCCGCAGCATCCATCCACCCAGCCCTCATCTCCCTCCAGCACTGCACCCTCATTTGCTGGTTCCACCCAAGGCCATGGCACTAGACAGGTTTTTAAACAAGTCACAGGAGAGTTCTTTTTGATCAAAGCTTACAGCCAAAGGACTGTTAGAAATAGTGCAAGGGTGGGAAGGTCATTACAAGAGAAGTGAAAACATAGACGGTAATTACTCTTTAGACTTCTACCTACTTTTCCTTGAAATTCAGCCTTGCAGAGAGCTCCTGCACAGTTCTagtactgttttttgttttgttttgttttgttttgtccatCCTCTGACAGTTCCCtcactgttttcctttcacCCTAAGCAGCATTTTTCCTGTCCCCACTTAGTGGCAGAAACCCATCCTGCCCCTACGTTGGTTACAGAACAGCACTCTTTGCTCACAGTTCTTGTcaccatatttttttcagaccaCATATTCTAACAAACACACTAAACTGCTTAGAAGACCAGTTGTGTTTAAATTTTTGTCATAGAATTATTCAGATCTTGGAGCTAAAAACACGTTAACTGATCCCAGCAAACCACCAAGCAACAATTACATTGGAGACCAGAGAAGAGTATAAAATTGGGAACTTTACCCTTCTCAGTAatgggaatcacagaatggctggggttggaagggacctctgaagatcatctagtccaaccctcctgctgggcaggatcacctagagcaccttgcacaggatggcatccaggtggcttttgagtatctccagagaaggagattccacaacctcactgggcaacctgttgcagtgttctgtcaccctcacagtacagaagtgccccctcacACTGAGCCGGAacatcctgtgcttcagtttgtggcCGTTGCCTCTCACTGAGCAAAACTGAAGAGAGACCTTTTTTCTGTGCAGACTTCAGTGCTAGTAGTCTAGGTATAATGGACTGCATGAGAGGGTGAAAAGAGGGAAGCCCTTGGCAGATTTCCTTACCTCATGGGATCCTCAATTTCCCCAAAGATATAAACAGGTATACAACAAGAGAATGGGTTTCCCAATCATAAAAGCACAGCCAGGGAGTCAAAAGACTGTATGAGTTAATGCCAGTAACAGTGTACAATTTACAGCTCCTCTGGGCTCCTTAAAATATCATTAGGGATGACTCAAGAAATACCAGGTCACTAGAATCCATTTTTAAGGTCACTGTCTTGGTATGTTTTAGGAAATTGTCCCTACACATCAGAGTAAAGCGTAACCAAAGCCTTAGGTATCTTGTCTGATACATTTTGCAGTATATTTTCGGTCTGTGCTTGATGAACAAACTTGCTTGCTTGGGTTTTTCACACCTTGAATATTTGGTGATAAAAGCAATTTCTGGGTGAAGTTGTTTTACATGAACTGTCCAGTTTTATTTGGGACACAAATTTTTACAAGCAGATTGACTTGCTGTTAAAGTGTTTGTCAGCCCAACACCAGGTGTGtgttaaaaatgtgtaattaatAGTTTTCTGACAAGTGGTCTCACCAAGTTGTTACACCAAGGGTAAtaacttttgtattttcttcctaagTAGACTGTAACAATTCAAAACACACATGTAAAAATATTGGAACTCAGCAAATAATCTTCACCACCTAAGAAGTATCAGCATCTGCATCTGCAAGCCTACCCTATCTCTTTGTCTCTTGCTAGGATGAATTCCCACAGAACTTAGTCATGATCAAGCTTTATCAATGTGCTCAATAGCCTTGTGTCAGGACACTTGAAAAGAGCCCACACTTCTGGCAAGTGGCCTTCATCAACGGCTCTTCCATTCTGACGCACTGGGGCTGTCACCATCAGCCCTCTGCATAAAACAGTGATGTAATTATGGCCCCTCAACACTTGACACTGTCTTAAATTCTGTGTGTCTGCCTGCAACACACTACTATCACGCAGCAGCAAGGACATACACACTTCCAAACTGCTAACTTTGACAGAGCCTACAACAGTTATGTTGCTTTTTGAAAAGTTTGTAGATGACACTGATGAGCATGTAAGCAAAAGGTATTGAAGAGCATAGAAGCACGTGTGGTAGCTGCAAGATGCATTTGGGCAAGGTACGATGAGGTGCACAGATAGGAGGAAACACCAAGGATGACCTGCTTCTACCTCCTGTCACTCAGGACAGACTTGCTTCTACCATCTCTGAGATAGATGAGATTTCTGCTCACCTTCTCCAGTCCATCTCACAGAATAGAACAGCTTGATGGCTTGAGGGGTGCAAACTCTACatgtaaaagaaagcaaaactaagCTTGGTGTGAGTGCTTCTGTTCTGGAGCAAAGGTGGTGTTAACCCTCCTACATCAATCCCCCTGCAGCTTCCTAAAGGCAGTGTTTGGAGTAGGGATTGCAGTGGCTCTGCTTCACACTTTGAAGTCACCAGAGCAGAATTGTGACTTGGTGCCCAAGCAGAAGCCCACAAGGCTAAAGTGCAGCTATACCTATTACTCAGGGTACAGGCTGAGCTGTGCATGAAGGACACTGCTACAACCTGTTCCCAAAGCATGTCACAGGCTCCGGTTCCTAATGAACAAGAGTAATAGACCCAACTTAAGACACAAGAGAGAAAGAATCCTTATGCCACCTGATGTGTTCTCACCCAAGCACACTCATCACATAACACACACTTCACTTCTATCCCAGCAACCTCTAGCAGGACagtcctgatgtttttctgctCCTGAAGCCTTTTCAAGGACCATATTCTCACCACTTCCCAGCAGACATACCTCTGATCTCCTTTAGAAAGCTAGCTACATATTGTTGCATAGTCCTAGAATCCCCCTTCCTCATCCAAAAGctggtttttttcccccaagtccCTCTTCCACGAccccatctccaccactgtgtGTTCCCCTCAACAGTTTTCTCGGGTGTCTGTGCTCTTTCTCTGGTCCCTGTTCACAGCATTTCCCACCACTGCTGACACATCCCAGTTCCACACACCCACCAAATTTCCTACTAGTCCAGCGCAGCTCATCACCCTTGGTCTCAATGATGAGATTAACAGCTGCGTTCCTGCTGAAGTACTTCTGCACCCTCTCCAGGTCCCCAGTGAAGAGCGCGTTCTGGACGAGCAGGTCCCGGCACTCCAGTGGCTCCGAGCGGCTTCTCAGATAACCCTGGCCAGCTGGGCTCCGGCTGCACTCACGGTGGTGGTATTGGGGTCTTACTTGTCGAGAGTACTTCCACTGATCCAGCTGCTCCTCATCCATTTGCACTGAGCGTTGTGCAGCAGAGGTGAAGGGAAAGGTGCAGTCCGTCATGTAGAATGCACAGGACAAGCCCAAACCTCACAATAAATAAGCTGCAGCCAAGAGCTTCTTGTCCAAGGCTGTGTCTTTTATGGGTCGCTCCCAAGTTCCAGATCCCCAGCGCCTGGCTGGATTCAGGCACAGGCCTGACTCACCCAGTATAAATAGTCCTGCTTGGCAGCTCCCCTACAGCACCTCCCTGCCGTCCAGGAGtttattttcagctgctggatgCAGGCACCAGCACAGACAAGGCACAAGTCAGAGGCAGCAGACATACAGTTCCAAAACACCTGCCAAGGGCAAGGACACCTCTTactagatcaggctgcccagggcaaaATCCAACCTggttttgaacacctccagggatggggcatccacaacctctctgggcaacctgttccagtgcctcaccgccttctgagtgaagaattcccttctaacctctaatctaaatcttcccttttttagtttaaaaccattccctcttgtccaaTCATTATCTGCCCAAGAAAAAATctactctccatctttttcataagcctccttcaagtactgaaaagccacaatgaggtcaccccgCAGTCTTCTCTGctttaggctgaacatccccagctctctcagcttttcttcataggagaggagatctagccctctgatcatcttcgtggccctcctctggacccgttCTAACAGATCCATGTTCTTCATCAGGGACTCAGAACAACAGCCCTAACTCACAGGAGTCCCTGAGGAGGTGTATTCCAGCCCCAGGGCGCTTAGAGTACAGAAAAGCTGAATTCCTatagagatgaggaaaaggacAAACTAGGGAGAAGTCTTAGTTCCTTTCCAGCCTGtctttccagctcctgctgctcctgtaACTGGAAGCAGTGGGGTTATGCTTACCCCAGCCATGGCCCTGGGCACAAAATCCAAATGTAGTCTTTCACCCATTCATGCTGTCTGCAGCCATCCAGGAAAGGGGTCCTGAGGAACACTGGCTGCTGGGCTGAGGCCAGGTCCCTAACCATCACATCAAGCACACTGGCAGAAGGCAGGCAGTGCTTTTCTACTCAGGAAGTTTCACAGACCTTGAGGTGAGAAGGTGCATGTTTCTTTGCAATAGCTACTGCTATGGAATTTCTTCTCGCCACCAtgactaacaacaacaacaaaaaaatagtcCCACAAAACACAACCACACACAGCCTCCCCCTTCCCAAAAAACCCACTGACTTCCTCCCAGCAGAGCATGTTCTTCATATTTAGCAGGACTCTGGCACCTGCCCTGGTCCCACAGCAGAAGAGGCTCCTTCTCAGTCTGCCTGACACGCGACTGGAGGGAAATCAGGACCGTATATGTTCCCTCAGCACTGTCATCTGGCAGGAGTTGTCCAGCTACTGGCACAGGCTTTAGCTTCAAATCCAGTTCACTGAACCCACCACATGCATCATATCGGGTTGCATAGCctgcatggggaaaaaaagtagacTCCTCCTCACTGGTTTTGTATATTACTTTGTGTATCAGTTCCACAGGGGCTGTCTGATGTAGAGATCAGCAGCACCCAGTCCTCCATCTCCAGTTAATTCAGGGCCTTTAGCAAGTCCTTCCTCAGATGCTTTGTATCTGCCTGTGAGGAAGAAAAGGGATCACAGTAAATGGGATCACAGTAAATGGGATCACGTGCAATCTGACGACCCACAGCTGATCAGACATGTACAAGGATGTCTCCTCATACATCCAAGGAAAGAAGATGTACACGCTTGAAAACTACATATTGCAGTTGTGTTCAGTTATCTTCTAAACACTGTTGCTGTTATCGCAAGAGATTTGTTTTAGCTCTTACtaaatcatttatttgtttcatcATTAAGCACGCCTTGTGTTTGGGCCAAGATGAACAGATTGAAATCAGAAACTTAACAGCATATTTCTTGTATGGTATAACAGAGCCTGTGAGACATTTTGGAATATCGGGTACTCAGACACTGTAGTTCAGAGGATCAAGTTCTGGCTGCAGGTTTGCAGGGGGTCAGCAGCCGACCATCACTGGGAAGGCACTCCCTAGAGAGTGCACGAGAACCCAACCCCTGCCAGAAGCAGGGACCACTGGCTGGCGGTTGGTACATCTCCAGCTGTCACAACTTCCCCACAAGAGGCAGTAATTAAGGACAAAGCAAGGAGAATAAAGTTGAGTTGGGCTCCCTTACTTGGATACTTTGTGTACGGGAGGAGGACAAAGTGGTACCAGGAGCCTTGTAGTCCAGCGCAGTATTTCTGCTTTGCACAGGCCGGGAGGAGAACGGGAGGGCACCCATCCAGCAGAGAggaatggcagcagcaggagagcggTGATGCCACCCTCCCATTCAGACACTCACCAGCACTCAGGGAAccactgctggagctgctgctccatCTGCTCCCTCATGCCTACTGTGTCCAACTCATGCAGCTTCCCATGGACATACAATAGCATGTGCTGGTACTCAGCTTCGTAGTCAGCCCAGTGTGGGTGCTGCAATTCTTTCCCCAGCTGTACCCACAACAGAGCAGCTGAAATCCTTGGGTTTGCAGGGTTCTGCAAAAACACAAGTGCAAGAGCTTGCTGGAGAGTAGGCACAGCTCTGTATTGACCATGGAGCACAGGTGAAGGACACCTGGGAGACAGTCCCATCACCAGGCAGGCCACACACATCCCCATTCCAAAGGCCAGCACTCCACTGTGCTGCCCACGTCCCTTGCTACTCTTGCTGCAGATAACACCAGGCCTGCCTTATCAAGTAAATTTCTCCCTTGTGCCAAGCAGAAGCAGCCATGGTGGGGAAGAAACATTAGGAGCATCAGAAAGAGGTTGTGTGGGGAGCGAGCAGCGTGCGTGTAAACGAGCCTGTAACGAGTTTGTAATATGCATGTGTGGCACGGCCTGCGCAGCGTCATCACAATGGCATAGGCACTTTCCCGCCTCATTGCCTCCCAAATGGATTTTAAATATCATTCCGAGGACACAATTATTTAAAACGCTGAACTAAACACTCGCTAATGGGAAAACGGCGTGTGGCCTGCAGCAGCCATTCCTCATGGGGCCACTCTGCCCATGTCATCCCCTTCTCCAGCCCCACACCCTTCATGGGGCCACATGgaagcctcctcttcctcccacccAGAGACCATATAGGATACCACTAGGTAACTCTCTGAAGCCTATTGAGTACATGGGAATACATTTTTCACTCTCCTTCCATTTCTGTCCTCAGGTCACAGCGaagctctctgctctgccccaaGCTTCTCAGCACCGGGGGCACGGTGAGCCTGCTACCGGGGCTCTGAGCAGCCCCTGGCTGCAGCTCCATATGCGAGTATCAGGGCCTGAGCAGGCAGCAGGTCTTTCAGTCTTCCTGCATGTTTGGCAGGAGGCAATGCAGGGCAAGAACAGGCCATTAGAACAGGCATGCTTTCTGACCCACATTGTTATCTGGCCCTAGAAATTACAGATATCAAAGAAGACTGACTTTCTCACAACATTGACTTGGGAATAActctcccatccccaccccacagTCCTTGGCAGAGGAGATGAAGGAAGCAACATTATTGTTGGCTACATCCAGGACTCCAGAGTGAACAGAGTATGAAGAGAGAcaacaaacaaggaaacaaactaTTTGCAACAATCCTTGCTGGGGAGAGCATAGATGGAGAACAGCTCTAAGAATGCCATGGATCCTTAGTCCCTTTACAGTGTTGGCAGTACCGGGAATAACAAAGCCTCAGACAGCAATGTGTGTGTTCATGGGGGAGTGTCTGTCTAGCCTTTGATCATCATTCATTTGCCATTCTCCAGGCAGGGATTCTGGGCTGCCATGAGTTAGGGACTTGACATTATTCGGAGAAAACACCATCTCAGACCAAACCAGAACAGGGAAGGGACATAGACCAGCACTGACCCCACTCTCCAtctcctgcagctgagcaaagagaggaagagagtcACTGTCCCTTGCTGTGCTGGTACCCTGGCTGCACTTCAGAGGTTCATCCTTTAACAGCTTTGGCATCACCAGAGCTATCCATCACCAGCTTGTTTTCCTCTGAGTGCTGAACCATTCCTGCCTATGCTATTTGGAACAGCATCTAATGATGCACCAGAGCAGCCAcctggcagcactgctgccaaGGGACACAACAACATGGGAATAGAAATGCACACAGGTCTGCACACTGGTGCTAACCTCCATTGCCCAAAAAGCTCCCTCCCTCCAGACCTGCCCCACTCATCACAGACCAGTAAGATGTGCCCCATGGTCCTCCACCCTATGAGAGAAAAGAGCCCAGACTAATAAGTCATTGCTCTTATGCAAAAGGAAAGCAGACCACACAGGAATTACTGATATTTTTCTGAACACTTTGCTCAATTCATTTTATCAAGCTATAGTGTTCTTTTGGAGGATTTGAGAAGTGCACCAAAGCAAAAAAGAAGCTGCTTTTGGCCCATTGGCATGTTCGGTTTAGTAAGATCAAAGCAGGTGGACATGGGGCCAGGAATGTGCAATGTGACAGTGCTGCACTACAGTAATAAGAGCTCACTGGGAGACTTGGAAAAAAGACAGACTTGCACAGACTGAGGCAGTC from Anas platyrhynchos isolate ZD024472 breed Pekin duck chromosome 2, IASCAAS_PekinDuck_T2T, whole genome shotgun sequence encodes:
- the ASB10 gene encoding ankyrin repeat and SOCS box protein 10 isoform X2, producing the protein MGSLTGRRDEHQEPICTRKATGPAQAYWQALLAGDRGTLAEVLSSPQHLSPNAVFDTSNLEEWKDYRFNFRRLRLWSLSYEQELTTPLHITASRGYTDCLRLLLLRGAAVNFAPGGKTALHEACAAASTDCVSLLLSFGADPEAVSEDGYKPLHLCKSPESIECVQQLLQHGASVNSRTEEECDTALHVAARHGLIDHVRLLLRHGAELEAKNEEGQTPLNAACAQPHQPQDMECYYRVCQLLVESGASINAADRDRQHPLHLACKNANAQIAELLLARGAHVNIMNYSGNTALHNILQATAYKLDHHPELVVQALLNYGAIRIWPGSLLKVLRYCHACPRVIEVLMNSYDHVRVSADWVEAVPAEVVQKYPRFYQSLFSLEQRPRSLQHLARCALRTFLEGRLLPVLSQLYLPSTLHRFLLLGFEDVLY
- the ASB10 gene encoding ankyrin repeat and SOCS box protein 10 isoform X1; amino-acid sequence: MTDCTFPFTSAAQRSVQMDEEQLDQWKYSRQVRPQYHHRECSRSPAGQGYLRSRSEPLECRDLLVQNALFTGDLERVQKYFSRNAAVNLIIETKGDELRWTSRKFGLWSLSYEQELTTPLHITASRGYTDCLRLLLLRGAAVNFAPGGKTALHEACAAASTDCVSLLLSFGADPEAVSEDGYKPLHLCKSPESIECVQQLLQHGASVNSRTEEECDTALHVAARHGLIDHVRLLLRHGAELEAKNEEGQTPLNAACAQPHQPQDMECYYRVCQLLVESGASINAADRDRQHPLHLACKNANAQIAELLLARGAHVNIMNYSGNTALHNILQATAYKLDHHPELVVQALLNYGAIRIWPGSLLKVLRYCHACPRVIEVLMNSYDHVRVSADWVEAVPAEVVQKYPRFYQSLFSLEQRPRSLQHLARCALRTFLEGRLLPVLSQLYLPSTLHRFLLLGFEDVLY